The nucleotide sequence GTTCCACCCGTTCCCATCCCGAACACGGAAGTTAAGCCCCTCATCGCCGATGGTACTGCACGGGAAACCGTGTGGGAGAGTAGGACGCTGCCGGATTTTATTTTGCGAACCCCCGAACCGCCCAGTGCGGCTCGGGGGTTTCGCCTTTTAAGTCCCCGGGCTCCGACGAGCTTTGCGGGGCCCCGCCAGCCCTCGGGAGGTACCTGGTGTCCAAGCCCTACGATCCGCGCGACCGCTTCTACAAGAAGGCCAAGCAGGAAGGTCTCCGCGCGCGCTCCGCCTTCAAGATCGAGGAGATCGCCCAGCGCGCGCAGCTCTTCCGCCGCGGCATGGCGGTCCTCGACCTGGGCGCCGCCCCAGGCGGCTGGCTGCAGATCATCTCCCGGCAGATCGGGCCCGAAGGGGTCGTGGTGGGGATCGATCTCCAGCCGATCAAGGGCATGGGGCCCAACGTCCGCACCGCGGTGCTGGACATCTACGCCCCCGATCTGCGGGAGAGGCTCCGGGAGCTCCACGACGGCAGCTATGACGTGGTCACGTCCGACATGGCCCCCAAGACCACCGGGGTGAAGACGACCGACGAGGCCCGCTCACTCGATCTGGCGGAGCACGCGCTCCACCTCTGCGCCGAGCTCCTCAAGCCTGGTGGCTCCTTCGTCGCCAAGGTCTTCGAGGGCGGTGGATTCGAGGGCTATCTCCGGCAGGTGCGGGCCGCCTTCTCGAAGGTCAAGCTGGTGCGCCCCGAAGCGACCCGCGGTCGTTCCTTCGAGATCTTCGTGGTGGCGCAGGGGCATCGACCGGCGCCGCCCGCTTCGACGCCCTGACCGCAGCCCGCGAAGCGCAGGGAGCAGGCGGGTATGGACTTGCAGGCTGCGAGCCCGGAGAGGCGTCCGGGCGCTCGCCGGCGGGGAAGGATGTACGCCCCCTACCGCGTTTTCGAAGGGGGTGGTCGACCCTATTGAAGAAAGCGGGACGGGCTGCGTCTATTCGGGTGTCCGTTTTCGCCAGCCCGAGGTGATTCCCATGGCTCGTCGCTCCCTATCGCTCGCGTTGGCGGGCACCCTTGCCGCCTTGCTGGTCGCCCCCATGGGCGCCGCTGCGCAGGAGGCGGAGACCGATCAGCTCCCCCCCTATGCAGCCGAGGAGTGGGAAGCAGCGCAGGACGCCGGCTACGGCGACCCCGTCGCGCAGGCCCAGCAGATCCCGCCGCCGCCCGAAGGCATCTCCCGCGCCGAAGCGGTTCCCTACTCAGAGCGCGATCGCGGGGACGTGCAGTTCGACGATTTCTACCAGGGGCTCGCCGACCACGGCACCTGGGTCGAGACCCCCGAGTACGGCTACGTCTTCATCCCCGACCGGCAGTCGCAGGTGCAGGATTGGCGGCCGTACGTCTACGGCCGCTGGATCTGGACCGACTACGGCTGGACCTGGGTCTCCGAGGAGCCGTTCGGCTGGGCCACCTACCACTATGGCCGCTGGACGATGCTGCCTTCGTTCGGCTGGGCCTGGGTCCCCGGTTATACCTGGGGTCCTGCGTGGGTCGCCTGGCGCTACGGTGACGCGGCCATCGGCTGGGCGCCGCTCTATCCCGGCTACGTCGCCTGGACCGCGAGCTATCCCGTCTACACCAGCCACTGGGTCTACATCGGGCCGACCTATTTCTACTCGCATCCGGTGCACGTCCACCACTACGCCTACCACCGTTCGAGCTACTACCACCGGCACACCCACTGGGCCTCGAACTGGCATGGCCACGGGCACGGCGGCCGCAGCCGCGGCAGCGGCTACGTCTACGCCGGTCCGCCTCGGACCTACGTGGAGCGCCATTCGCGGACGAGGGTCCAGACCACCGCGCTCACCAACGCCCAGCGTCCGACGGCCCGCGGTATCGACCTGCCCGGCGGCAAGGCGCCGCGCCAGATGTCGGTCTACCGGCCCGAGCTGAGCAAGAGCAACCTCGCGGCCCAGCGGACCGCCGGGCGGGTCCGGGTGCCGGAGAACGTGCGTGCACCGAAGGGTGTCGGCTCGGGCCTCGTCGCCCCGCAGCAGGTCAACCGCGGCAGGCTCGCCAACGAGAGGGCCACGGCCCCCGGCCAGATCCGCACCCCACGCGCCGGCGCTGTGGACCGCCAGGGCGCACCGCAGCTCGGCAACGGGGCGCAGCGCGCCGTACCCCGGAGCGGTGCAGCACCGCAGGCGGTGGAACGCAGGGGCGGCAATCGCATCGAGTCGCCGCGGGTCCAGCAGCAGAACGTCCCGACGCCGCGCGCTGCCCCGGCCCCCCGGGCCCCGCAGGTGCAGCGGTCGGCGCCCAGCCGCGTGGTTCCCCAGCGGAACCTCCCGGCGCCGCGCCAGCAGGTGACCCCGCGCAACGTGCCCAGCCCCCAGCGTCTGGCGCCCCGGGGCAATACGCCGAGCGTGCAGCCCCAGCGGGTCAATCCCCCGCGGGTTTCCGCACCCCGGTCGGTGGCGCCGCGCGGCAGCAATTCGAAATCTTCGCCGCCCCCGGCAGTGAAGACCCCGCCTTCGAAGGTTGCCCCGCGGTCCTCGGCGCCGCGGATCGCACCTCGCGCCACCGCCCCCCGCTCCGCCCCCTCGGCCCCCCGGCCGTCCGGGAACGTCCGGCGCGGCAACTGAGCGGGCAACCGGAGCCTGGCAGACACGCAGCCGCCTCGAGCCCTGGGCTCGAGGCGGCCTTTCTATGGTCAGCGCTCCGGCGCCGGTTCGAGGCGCTCGCGACGGAGGAAGATCCGCAAGGCGATGATCGCCGCCCCGGCGAGGAGCACCGCCGCGCTGAGGAAGGGCGTGCTCCAGGGCAGGAAGGCGAGCTCCACCCCGCCCACCGCAAGCACCGGCGCCGCGCCACCCAGATCGTAGGCGACGCCGCCGAGGAGAGGGCCGACGATCCGCGCCAGGCTGCCCACGCTCTGGTTCACGCCGAGGACGCGCCCCTGCTCGTGGGCGCCGGCATTTCGGGAGACGAGGCCGGAGAGCGCCGGGCTCTGCAGCCCGTTGCCGACGGCGAGCACGGTGCAGGCAAGCACTAGCTGCGCCAGGCTCCTTGCGCCGGCGATGAGGAGCAGGCCGCAGGTGAGCAACACCGTGCCCGCCAGCAGGATCGAGGGCTCGTCGAGCCGCTTGCGCAGCGGCCGCAGCAGGCCGCCCTGCACCAGCGCCAGCACCACGCCGATCCAGGCGAAGAGCAGGCCCGCCTCCCTGGTGCCGTAGCCGAAGCGCTTCTCCGTGTAGAGGGCGAAGGTGGTCTCCAGCTGTGCGAAGCCCACCGTCGCGAGGAAGAAGAGGAGAAAGAGCAGCGGCAGCACGGGGTGGCCGAGCGCCCCGCGGAACGTCTCGAGACGGGAGCCGCGGCGGGCAGCGGCAGCTGCCCGGGCCTCCGCCGGCAGCGATTCCGGGAGGAGGAAGAAGGCGAGGCCGAGGTTGAGGGCCGAGAGGGCCGCTGCCGCCAGCGCCGGCGCCGCCAGTCCGAGGGTGGCGAGGATGCCGCCCACCGCAGGCCCGAGGACGAAGCCGAGGCCGAAGGCTGCGCCGAGCAGGCCCATGCCCTGCGCCCGCTTCTCCGGTGGCGTGACGTCGGCGATGTAGGCCTGCGCCGTGCCGATGTTGGCGTTCGCCATGCCGGCGAAAGCCCTGGCGAGGAAGAAGACCACCAGGTTGGTGGAGAAGGCGAAGAGGAGCATCGCCAACACGTTGCCGGTGATGCTCACCAGCAGCACCGGCCTGCGCCCGATCCGATCGGAGAGGCGGCCCCAGAACGGCGAGAAGAGAAATTGCATCGCCGAGTACGCCGTCATCACCACGCCGACCTCGAAGCCGCTGGCCCCGAGCTCCTGCGCGAAGAAGGGGAGCAGGGGAATCACGAGGCCGAAGCCGAGGAGGTCGAGAAAGACGGTGAAGAAGAGTACGGCCAGGGGCGATTTTCCGTGCCGCATCGAGCCTCCATCGCGGGACCGCGGAGCGGCCCCATCCCTGCAACCGAAGCGACCACCGACGCGTAGCGCTCTAATCCCTGCGCCGGGGCGCGGTCAAAGAGAAAGGCCAGCGAATTCGGGCAGGCAGCCATCGCGCCGCGCCCGAAAGGTGTCCGCCGGCCGACTTGACCGGGCCGGGGGAAGGGGTTATTCCCCGCGGTCGCACGTGACGAGCGCGCCGACCGGAGCCGTCCCGCGGATCCGAACAGCGCCACGACCTCGAGCCTGCCGGCGATCCGGCTCTTTCCTGCTCGTGGACGCGCCCGCCGTCGCAGGCGAATCCGGCCCCATCCCGGGCCGGCGGAGGTGACCGGAGTGAGGGTCGTTGCCGCTGCGGAGAGCACGACGAACAGCGCCGAGCTGGTGCGCGACCTCGTCGCGCTGACCAAGCCGCGGATCACCACCATGGTGCTGGTGACCACCGCCGGCGGCCTCGGCCTCGCTCCGGGCGAGCTGTCCTGGCAGAAGCACCTGCTCACCATCCTCGCCACCGGCCTGGTGGTCAGCGCCGCCAGCACGCTCAACAACTATCTGGAGCGCGACACCGACGCGTTGATGAACCGCACCAGGCGGCGGCCCCTCGCTGCAGGGCGTCTCGCGCCGCAGGTGGCGCTCGCCTTCGGCCTCCTCCTCGCGGCCCTCTCGATCCCGGCCTTGACCTTCTTCGTCCATCCGCTGCCCGGGCTCCTCGCCTTCATCGCCTTCGTGAGCTACGTGTGGCTCTACACGCCGATGAAGCGGATGAGCACCGACGCGCTCCTCGTCGGCGCGGTGCCCGGGGCGATGCCCCCGCTCATCGGCTGGACGGCGGTGACCGGCGCCCTCGACCTGCCCGGCCTCGTCCTCTTCTCCATCCTCTTCGTCTGGCAGCTGCCGCACTTCCTCGCCATCGCGCTCTATTGCGCCGAGGACTATGGCAGGGGCGGCCACAAGGTCTTCCCGCTGGTGCGCGGCGAAGCGGCGACGAAGCGCTGGACGGTGATCTGGTCGGTGGCGCAGCTCGCGGTCTCGCTGCTCCTCCTGCCGCTCGGCGTCGCGGGCTGGTTCTATGGCGTCGCCGCGGCCCTCTCCGGCAGCGCCTACCTCGCCTTCGCCATCTACGGCCTCGGACGGGATCTCGGCAGGAACTGGTCGCGCCGACTGATGCTCGGCTCGATCCTCTACCTCTGCGTGATCTTCTTCGCGCTCGCCATCGACTCCTGGCTGTGAGAGGGCTCCGTACCGCAGCAGGCCTCGTCCTCGCCTCGGCGCTGATCGCGGTGCCGATCGCGTGGTTCCTCCTGCCGGAGCCGCCGCCGCTTCCGTCGCTCTACCCGATGCCGGCCTTCTCGCTCACCAGCGAGCAGGGCAGGCCCTTCGGCGCTGCGGACGTGCAGGGCAAGGTGGTGGTGGCCAATTTCATCTTCACCTCCTGCCCGACGGTCTGCCCGCTCCTCACCGCCCACATGGCGAAGATCCAGGAGCGGTTCGCAGCGGAGGACCGGGTCCACCTGCTCAGCTTCTCGGTGGATCCGAAGAACGACACGCCGGCGAAGCTCCAGGGCTTCGCCGCGCAATACCGGCAGGATCCCGCGCGCTGGACCTTCCTCACCGGCGAGCTCGCCGCGGTGGAGACGGCGATCGAGAAGGGCTTCAAGATCCACATGGACGGCGCGGGCGATCCGGAGGCGACGGCCTTCGACATCGTCCACGGCGAGCACTTCGTCCTCGTGGATGCGAAGGGCACGATCCGCGGTTATTACCAGCCGTCCCACGAGGAGCTCGAGCGCCTCGCCGGCGACGTCGAGCGGCTCCTCGCGGAGCCTTGAGCCGGGCTCCGAGTCCCCGGAGTCCCCGAGCCCCCGAGACCACGATGCCCATCGCTGCCTACCTGCCGATCCTCAACGCGATCCTCAACGCCAGCGCGGCGCTGCTCCTCGTCCTCGGCTTCGTCGCCATCAAGCGGGGGCAGCGGGAGCGCCACAAGCGCTTCATGCTCGGCGCCTTCGGCGCGTCGACCCTCTTCCTCGCCTCCTACCTCACCCGGTTCGCGCTCACGGGCACCACGCGCTTTCCGGTCGAGGGCGGCTGGAAGTGGTTCTACCTGGCAATCCTCTTCAGCCACATGTTCCTCGCCATCGGCCTCCTGCCGATGGTGATGCGGACGCTCTGGCTGCCGTGGAAGGGGCGCTACGAGCAGCACCGGCGCATCGCCCGCTGGACCTTCCCGGTCTGGGTCTACGTCTCGGTGACCGGCGTGGTGGTCTATTTCATGCTCTACCACCTGCCGGGAATGCTCTGATCGAGTTGCCCGCCGCGGGCGCTGCTGCCACCTTCCGCCCATGGGCACGTCGAGCGAGGTCGCGACGGTCCGGCGCCTGCCGGACAGCGATGCGGATGGCCGGAAATCGCTGGGGATGAGCCTCTTCCTGCTCTCCTCCACCATGGCCTTCGGCGGCCTCCTCCTCCTCTACGGCATCCTCCGCGCCGACGCGCCCAATTGGCCGCCGCCCGGTGGCAGGGTGCTGCCCCTCGGCCTCGCCAGCGCTGCAACCGCCGCCATCGCCGGCTCCTCGGCGGCGCTGCACCTGGGCTACCGGGCGCTGCTCCGCGCACGGGCGCCGCTCCTGCTCCCCTGGCTCCTCGCCGCCATCTGCCTCGGGCTCCTCTTCGTCGCCCTCGAGATCGCCCTCTGGCTCCAGCTCTGGGGCGCGGGCTTCGTCCTCGGCAACCGCCACGCCGGCGCCTTCTACACCCTCACCAGCTTCCACTTCGCCCACGTGGCCATCGCCCTGGGGCTGCTCGCCTGGCTCGTGCCCGGCGCGCTCCGCCAGCGCTACCA is from Vulgatibacter sp. and encodes:
- a CDS encoding RlmE family RNA methyltransferase, encoding MSKPYDPRDRFYKKAKQEGLRARSAFKIEEIAQRAQLFRRGMAVLDLGAAPGGWLQIISRQIGPEGVVVGIDLQPIKGMGPNVRTAVLDIYAPDLRERLRELHDGSYDVVTSDMAPKTTGVKTTDEARSLDLAEHALHLCAELLKPGGSFVAKVFEGGGFEGYLRQVRAAFSKVKLVRPEATRGRSFEIFVVAQGHRPAPPASTP
- a CDS encoding DUF6600 domain-containing protein produces the protein MARRSLSLALAGTLAALLVAPMGAAAQEAETDQLPPYAAEEWEAAQDAGYGDPVAQAQQIPPPPEGISRAEAVPYSERDRGDVQFDDFYQGLADHGTWVETPEYGYVFIPDRQSQVQDWRPYVYGRWIWTDYGWTWVSEEPFGWATYHYGRWTMLPSFGWAWVPGYTWGPAWVAWRYGDAAIGWAPLYPGYVAWTASYPVYTSHWVYIGPTYFYSHPVHVHHYAYHRSSYYHRHTHWASNWHGHGHGGRSRGSGYVYAGPPRTYVERHSRTRVQTTALTNAQRPTARGIDLPGGKAPRQMSVYRPELSKSNLAAQRTAGRVRVPENVRAPKGVGSGLVAPQQVNRGRLANERATAPGQIRTPRAGAVDRQGAPQLGNGAQRAVPRSGAAPQAVERRGGNRIESPRVQQQNVPTPRAAPAPRAPQVQRSAPSRVVPQRNLPAPRQQVTPRNVPSPQRLAPRGNTPSVQPQRVNPPRVSAPRSVAPRGSNSKSSPPPAVKTPPSKVAPRSSAPRIAPRATAPRSAPSAPRPSGNVRRGN
- a CDS encoding MFS transporter yields the protein MRHGKSPLAVLFFTVFLDLLGFGLVIPLLPFFAQELGASGFEVGVVMTAYSAMQFLFSPFWGRLSDRIGRRPVLLVSITGNVLAMLLFAFSTNLVVFFLARAFAGMANANIGTAQAYIADVTPPEKRAQGMGLLGAAFGLGFVLGPAVGGILATLGLAAPALAAAALSALNLGLAFFLLPESLPAEARAAAAARRGSRLETFRGALGHPVLPLLFLLFFLATVGFAQLETTFALYTEKRFGYGTREAGLLFAWIGVVLALVQGGLLRPLRKRLDEPSILLAGTVLLTCGLLLIAGARSLAQLVLACTVLAVGNGLQSPALSGLVSRNAGAHEQGRVLGVNQSVGSLARIVGPLLGGVAYDLGGAAPVLAVGGVELAFLPWSTPFLSAAVLLAGAAIIALRIFLRRERLEPAPER
- the cyoE gene encoding heme o synthase, which encodes MRVVAAAESTTNSAELVRDLVALTKPRITTMVLVTTAGGLGLAPGELSWQKHLLTILATGLVVSAASTLNNYLERDTDALMNRTRRRPLAAGRLAPQVALAFGLLLAALSIPALTFFVHPLPGLLAFIAFVSYVWLYTPMKRMSTDALLVGAVPGAMPPLIGWTAVTGALDLPGLVLFSILFVWQLPHFLAIALYCAEDYGRGGHKVFPLVRGEAATKRWTVIWSVAQLAVSLLLLPLGVAGWFYGVAAALSGSAYLAFAIYGLGRDLGRNWSRRLMLGSILYLCVIFFALAIDSWL
- a CDS encoding SCO family protein gives rise to the protein MRGLRTAAGLVLASALIAVPIAWFLLPEPPPLPSLYPMPAFSLTSEQGRPFGAADVQGKVVVANFIFTSCPTVCPLLTAHMAKIQERFAAEDRVHLLSFSVDPKNDTPAKLQGFAAQYRQDPARWTFLTGELAAVETAIEKGFKIHMDGAGDPEATAFDIVHGEHFVLVDAKGTIRGYYQPSHEELERLAGDVERLLAEP
- a CDS encoding DUF420 domain-containing protein, coding for MPIAAYLPILNAILNASAALLLVLGFVAIKRGQRERHKRFMLGAFGASTLFLASYLTRFALTGTTRFPVEGGWKWFYLAILFSHMFLAIGLLPMVMRTLWLPWKGRYEQHRRIARWTFPVWVYVSVTGVVVYFMLYHLPGML
- a CDS encoding cytochrome c oxidase subunit 3, which gives rise to MSLFLLSSTMAFGGLLLLYGILRADAPNWPPPGGRVLPLGLASAATAAIAGSSAALHLGYRALLRARAPLLLPWLLAAICLGLLFVALEIALWLQLWGAGFVLGNRHAGAFYTLTSFHFAHVAIALGLLAWLVPGALRQRYHARENVRVRLVGRFWHFLGINWLLLFAAFFLW